A window from Shewanella livingstonensis encodes these proteins:
- a CDS encoding AmpG family muropeptide MFS transporter has product MSVFLARTREALSVYYHKRVLILLLMGFSAGLPLMLVFSTLSFWLREAGIDRAAIGYFSWIALTYAFKWAWSPLVDRMSLPLFTRFLGRRRGWMLFAQLCLVGAILGMSVSDPVINLERLALCALLLAFASATQDIVIDAFRIESAPEKMQAALAAAYQVGYRSAMIIATAGALTIAAWVSPGDDTYNLQAWQTAYFAMAMLMGIGIITTLCSKEPQVDTKQADDKERLLRAEFAAKYPAKVAGALAWLYSASVLPFIDFFKRYGKSAILILLLISCYRISDIVMGIMANVFYVDIGFSKEEIAFISKVYGLIMTLVGAAFGGVLIMRYGTMKILFLGALLVAVTNLLFAWQAYIGYNVPFLTLAISVDNFSAGIATAAFIAYLSSLTSTGYSATQYALLSSIMLLFPKFIAGFSGLYVDAFGYINFFVAASLIGFPVLILVVVVNRSQQQVIAAKQASSDDSIDVSTDEGKS; this is encoded by the coding sequence ATGTCAGTTTTCTTGGCTCGTACCCGTGAAGCATTATCGGTTTATTACCACAAAAGAGTATTAATATTACTCTTAATGGGATTTTCTGCTGGCTTGCCATTAATGCTAGTTTTTTCAACCTTAAGTTTTTGGTTGCGTGAAGCCGGTATCGACCGAGCCGCTATTGGATATTTTAGCTGGATAGCACTAACGTATGCGTTCAAATGGGCATGGTCACCATTAGTAGACCGAATGTCGCTGCCGTTATTTACTCGTTTTTTAGGCCGACGACGAGGTTGGATGCTATTCGCACAACTGTGCTTAGTCGGTGCCATACTCGGTATGTCTGTTAGCGATCCTGTGATCAATCTTGAACGCTTGGCCTTATGTGCCCTACTTTTGGCATTTGCCTCCGCCACCCAAGACATAGTCATCGATGCTTTTCGGATTGAATCAGCCCCTGAAAAAATGCAAGCAGCCCTCGCGGCTGCTTACCAAGTCGGTTACCGCAGTGCGATGATCATTGCCACTGCAGGTGCATTAACTATCGCTGCTTGGGTATCACCAGGTGATGATACTTACAATCTACAAGCTTGGCAGACTGCCTACTTTGCCATGGCAATGTTAATGGGTATTGGCATTATTACCACCCTATGCAGTAAAGAACCGCAAGTCGATACCAAACAGGCTGACGATAAAGAACGCCTATTAAGAGCCGAGTTTGCAGCCAAATACCCTGCTAAAGTCGCTGGGGCATTAGCCTGGTTATACAGCGCAAGTGTATTGCCTTTTATTGACTTTTTTAAGCGTTATGGCAAAAGCGCGATTCTCATTTTGTTGTTAATCTCGTGTTATCGTATTTCCGATATTGTCATGGGTATTATGGCAAATGTGTTTTACGTTGATATCGGTTTTAGCAAAGAAGAAATCGCTTTTATCAGTAAAGTCTATGGATTGATTATGACCTTGGTTGGCGCCGCTTTTGGTGGGGTATTAATCATGCGTTATGGCACCATGAAAATTCTATTCTTGGGGGCCTTACTCGTCGCGGTCACCAACCTGCTGTTTGCTTGGCAAGCCTATATTGGCTACAACGTACCATTTTTAACCTTGGCAATTTCAGTGGATAATTTCAGTGCCGGGATCGCGACTGCGGCGTTTATTGCTTATTTGTCGAGCTTAACCAGTACGGGTTATAGCGCCACCCAATATGCATTATTGTCATCCATTATGTTGTTGTTTCCAAAATTTATTGCAGGATTTTCGGGCTTGTATGTTGATGCTTTTGGTTATATCAACTTCTTTGTTGCAGCCAGTTTGATTGGCTTTCCGGTATTAATATTGGTGGTGGTGGTGAATCGCTCGCAACAACAAGTCATAGCAGCGAAGCAAGCATCATCGGATGACTCAATTGATGTCTCGACGGATGAGGGAAAATCATAA
- a CDS encoding YajQ family cyclic di-GMP-binding protein gives MPSMDIVSEVDEEELRNAVENSRREVAGRFDLRGKEIEIDLKDNVVTLKSEDDFICKQLVDILRIQLSKRNVDPSSMEVDDKAIHSGKTFSLKVNFKQGIESLTAKKLVKAIKDSKLKVQAAIQGDKVRITGKKRDDLQAVMRLAKESELDQPFQFDNFKD, from the coding sequence ATGCCATCTATGGATATTGTGTCGGAAGTTGACGAAGAAGAATTACGTAACGCGGTAGAAAACTCTCGCCGTGAAGTGGCTGGCCGATTTGATTTACGTGGTAAAGAAATCGAGATTGATTTGAAAGACAATGTCGTTACCTTAAAATCAGAAGACGATTTCATTTGTAAGCAGTTAGTCGATATTCTGCGTATTCAGCTTAGCAAACGTAACGTCGATCCGTCGTCAATGGAAGTCGATGATAAAGCGATTCACAGTGGTAAAACTTTCAGTTTAAAAGTTAACTTCAAGCAAGGTATCGAATCTCTGACGGCCAAAAAGCTAGTTAAAGCCATCAAAGACAGCAAACTTAAAGTACAGGCCGCCATTCAAGGCGATAAAGTGCGTATAACTGGCAAAAAACGTGATGATTTACAAGCTGTAATGAGATTAGCTAAAGAGTCAGAGTTAGATCAACCTTTTCAGTTTGATAACTTTAAGGATTAA
- a CDS encoding VanZ family protein yields MITYKNIFKLALVVAVIVTSYLVFSKPSYPQTFANMDKVGHLGSFFALSYLAHYAFKPRWYFLCTSLATYAVLIELIQSRLPYRSASVADVIADFVGIALFYLLHFSVTKYRKLKANR; encoded by the coding sequence GTGATCACTTATAAAAATATTTTTAAACTTGCGTTAGTTGTTGCTGTGATAGTAACTAGCTATCTGGTTTTTTCAAAACCAAGTTACCCGCAGACTTTCGCTAATATGGATAAAGTGGGCCATTTAGGCAGTTTTTTTGCCCTTTCATATCTAGCACATTATGCGTTCAAACCGCGCTGGTATTTTTTGTGTACCTCTTTGGCTACTTATGCAGTGTTAATTGAACTGATTCAATCTCGCTTACCTTATCGCAGTGCTTCGGTTGCCGATGTGATTGCCGATTTTGTTGGGATTGCATTATTTTACTTACTGCACTTTTCAGTGACTAAATACCGTAAATTGAAAGCGAATCGTTAA
- a CDS encoding 2-dehydropantoate 2-reductase → MVITSVLPPPSTDNNSALIAILGAGAIGQLMYHKLSLCTQATQANDVMFIGRDKQTRQQELSFIDHTHYNHHILATILGIEDDRLTQVELLLVCVKAYQVEQALLPLLARLAPHCHIVLLHNGLGPHLPVTAAIANHKNQGLTLGTTSQAALKQNDWQVQHSGLGVTQLGHFCGPLMSPTLKARLNYLHSDNQPLEWHQPVLPVLWQKLAINAVINPLSALNQCANGQLAATQYQTQITAIVDELVQVAKCDGISLDKTAVIARVYQVIDLTAANYSSMYQDVTHNRPTEISYINGYICQQAKVHQLNAPHNQSLLDKVLHLSKYE, encoded by the coding sequence ATGGTAATTACATCTGTCTTACCGCCGCCATCCACCGATAACAATAGTGCGCTTATTGCCATATTAGGGGCCGGTGCAATTGGGCAGTTGATGTATCATAAATTGAGTCTTTGTACTCAAGCGACTCAAGCAAATGATGTGATGTTTATTGGCCGAGACAAACAAACTCGGCAACAAGAGCTAAGCTTTATTGACCATACGCACTATAACCATCATATATTAGCGACAATATTGGGCATTGAAGATGACCGCTTAACACAAGTTGAATTATTGTTAGTGTGTGTTAAAGCCTATCAAGTCGAACAAGCTCTTCTGCCCTTATTGGCGAGACTAGCTCCTCACTGCCATATTGTGTTACTCCACAATGGATTAGGTCCCCACCTACCCGTTACTGCTGCGATAGCAAACCATAAAAACCAAGGATTAACGTTAGGCACAACTTCACAAGCTGCGTTAAAGCAAAACGACTGGCAAGTACAACACAGTGGCTTGGGTGTAACCCAACTAGGGCATTTTTGTGGCCCCCTTATGTCACCAACATTAAAAGCGCGCCTTAATTATTTGCACAGTGACAATCAACCGCTTGAATGGCATCAACCTGTTTTACCTGTGTTATGGCAAAAGCTGGCGATTAATGCAGTTATAAACCCGTTAAGCGCATTAAATCAGTGTGCTAATGGTCAATTAGCAGCAACTCAATACCAAACGCAGATTACGGCTATTGTTGATGAGTTAGTACAAGTGGCTAAATGTGATGGCATTAGCTTAGATAAAACCGCTGTGATCGCGCGGGTGTATCAGGTAATCGATTTAACGGCAGCAAACTATTCATCCATGTATCAGGATGTCACGCATAATAGGCCTACTGAAATCAGTTATATTAATGGTTATATTTGCCAGCAAGCGAAGGTACATCAGCTTAATGCCCCCCATAATCAATCTCTGCTCGACAAGGTTTTACACCTCAGCAAATACGAATAA
- a CDS encoding DMT family transporter: protein MWIMFTFLAAFMQAWRNAFQSKLSKEVSVAGVTLARFIWAGPIAAVYLYSLHQYQPTALPQFSSIFWRFVIGASAMQILATGLMVQLFKMQNYAIGAGLAKSEALVAAILGVIFFGTQLSILGWIGVVIGGVAVMLLSSKQGFKHLSLKTVLLGLACGSCFALTSLWVREASLTLQGPFTHRAAWVLLCVIGLQTIVLIGYLLAKDKLTLTALWQRPKLTLAISVTSCIGSIGWFSAMSLQAVPYVKTLGQVEVFFTLIIATFWLKEKVNINDIAGLLLIAIAAILVMWS, encoded by the coding sequence ATGTGGATCATGTTTACCTTTCTCGCCGCATTCATGCAGGCGTGGCGCAATGCATTTCAAAGTAAGTTGAGTAAAGAGGTTAGCGTTGCAGGCGTAACCTTAGCCAGATTTATTTGGGCAGGACCTATAGCAGCCGTCTATCTATATAGTTTGCATCAATATCAACCTACCGCATTACCTCAGTTTAGTAGCATCTTTTGGCGTTTTGTGATCGGTGCATCGGCAATGCAAATACTGGCAACAGGGCTAATGGTCCAGTTGTTTAAAATGCAAAATTATGCCATTGGAGCTGGTCTGGCTAAAAGTGAAGCCTTAGTGGCGGCCATTCTTGGGGTCATTTTTTTCGGTACTCAATTATCAATATTAGGTTGGATAGGTGTTGTTATTGGAGGTGTAGCGGTGATGCTACTAAGCAGTAAACAAGGTTTTAAACATTTGTCGCTTAAAACGGTGTTATTAGGGCTGGCGTGTGGCAGTTGCTTTGCGCTGACATCGCTATGGGTGCGCGAAGCAAGCTTAACTCTACAAGGTCCGTTTACGCATCGGGCTGCATGGGTATTATTGTGTGTTATAGGGCTGCAAACGATAGTGCTAATTGGTTATTTACTAGCAAAAGATAAATTAACTTTAACTGCGTTATGGCAGCGACCTAAATTAACCTTAGCCATTAGCGTGACGAGTTGTATCGGTTCTATTGGGTGGTTTAGTGCCATGTCGTTGCAAGCAGTGCCTTATGTCAAAACCTTAGGTCAAGTAGAGGTATTTTTCACTCTGATTATTGCGACGTTTTGGCTTAAAGAGAAGGTTAACATTAACGATATTGCCGGATTACTATTAATTGCCATCGCGGCTATTTTAGTGATGTGGAGCTAA
- the kdsA gene encoding 3-deoxy-8-phosphooctulonate synthase produces the protein MDQKIIQLTNNVEVANDKPFVLFGGMNVLESRDLAMSIAEHYVEVTQKLGIPYVFKASFDKANRSSVNSYRGPGIEEGLRIFEEIKSTFNVPIITDVHEIYQCAPVAEVVDIIQLPAFLARQTDLVVAMAKTGAVINVKKPQFLAPHEMRHIITKFNEAGNDNIILCERGSSFGYNNLVVDMLGMDEMKQTGYPVIFDATHALQRPGGRADSAGGRRAQATELARSGMALGLAGLFIEAHPDPDNAKCDGPCALPLHLLEKYLTQMKAVDDLVKSFEFIDTSK, from the coding sequence ATGGATCAAAAAATTATTCAGTTAACTAATAATGTTGAAGTCGCTAACGATAAGCCGTTCGTTTTATTTGGTGGCATGAACGTACTTGAGTCGCGCGACTTAGCAATGTCGATTGCAGAACATTATGTGGAAGTGACCCAAAAACTTGGTATCCCCTATGTGTTTAAAGCCTCTTTTGATAAAGCTAATCGCTCATCGGTTAACTCATATCGTGGCCCTGGTATAGAAGAAGGTTTACGTATTTTTGAAGAAATAAAATCAACCTTTAATGTGCCCATTATTACCGATGTACACGAAATTTATCAGTGTGCACCTGTTGCTGAAGTTGTTGATATTATTCAATTACCTGCATTTTTAGCGCGTCAGACTGATCTTGTTGTCGCGATGGCTAAAACCGGTGCCGTTATTAACGTGAAAAAACCGCAGTTTTTAGCGCCACATGAAATGCGTCACATTATTACCAAGTTTAACGAAGCCGGTAATGACAACATTATCCTATGCGAACGCGGCAGCAGCTTTGGTTACAACAACCTGGTTGTCGACATGCTAGGCATGGACGAAATGAAGCAAACGGGTTATCCGGTAATTTTTGATGCGACTCATGCACTGCAACGCCCTGGTGGACGTGCAGACTCTGCTGGTGGACGTCGTGCTCAAGCAACGGAGCTTGCGCGCAGTGGTATGGCTTTAGGGTTAGCGGGCTTATTTATTGAAGCGCATCCTGATCCTGACAATGCAAAATGTGACGGTCCATGTGCGCTGCCGCTGCATTTGCTAGAAAAGTATCTCACCCAGATGAAAGCGGTTGATGATTTAGTTAAATCGTTTGAGTTTATTGATACCAGCAAGTAA
- a CDS encoding DUF819 domain-containing protein, with amino-acid sequence MTTSAMVSNDATALGILAVILGFVFYTSSSTHPFWQKFYKYIPALLLCYFLPSLLNTFGVIDGHASQLYFVASRYLLPACLVLLILSVDLKAILSLGPKAVIMFLTGTLGIVIGGPIALLSVSMIDPSLLGGNGPDAVWRGMTTLAGSWIGGGANQAAMKEIYDVGGEIFSVMVTVDVIVANIWMAVLLFMASKAKEIDARTGADTTAIEALKEKVEKYHAENSRIPTLRDIMLIVAVGFGVTGFAHFAADFLGPFFEANYPWTEDYSLTSKFFWLVVIVTTIGLGLSFSPVRHLEASGASKIASAFLYILVATIGLHMDVSKVMDTPIYFLIGIVWMLVHAGLMLLVAKLIKAPLFYMAVGSQANVGGAASAPVVAAAFHPALAPVGVLLAVFGYALGTYMAWLCGQLLQIVAA; translated from the coding sequence ATGACAACGTCAGCAATGGTGAGCAATGATGCCACCGCACTCGGTATACTCGCCGTTATTTTAGGCTTTGTTTTTTACACTAGCTCATCCACCCATCCGTTTTGGCAAAAATTCTATAAATACATTCCAGCATTACTATTGTGCTATTTCTTACCCTCATTATTAAACACTTTTGGCGTGATTGATGGCCATGCGTCACAACTGTATTTTGTTGCTTCGCGGTATTTATTGCCTGCGTGTTTAGTCTTATTGATTTTAAGCGTCGATTTAAAGGCTATTCTAAGTTTAGGCCCTAAAGCGGTAATTATGTTTTTAACGGGCACGCTGGGTATTGTTATTGGTGGGCCGATTGCACTGTTAAGCGTATCAATGATTGATCCATCATTACTCGGTGGCAATGGCCCTGATGCGGTTTGGCGCGGCATGACAACTCTCGCGGGGAGTTGGATTGGTGGTGGTGCTAACCAAGCAGCAATGAAAGAAATTTATGACGTCGGCGGTGAGATATTTTCAGTAATGGTGACCGTCGATGTCATCGTAGCCAATATCTGGATGGCCGTATTATTATTTATGGCATCAAAAGCCAAAGAGATTGATGCCAGAACCGGCGCAGACACTACCGCAATTGAAGCGCTAAAAGAGAAAGTAGAAAAGTATCACGCTGAAAATTCACGTATTCCAACGCTTCGCGACATCATGTTGATTGTAGCTGTTGGTTTCGGGGTAACAGGTTTTGCTCATTTTGCGGCAGACTTCTTAGGGCCATTCTTTGAAGCCAACTATCCATGGACCGAAGATTACAGTTTAACCTCTAAATTCTTCTGGTTAGTGGTCATTGTGACGACCATTGGTTTAGGGCTTTCGTTTAGTCCTGTGCGTCATCTTGAAGCCTCTGGCGCGTCTAAAATCGCCTCGGCATTTTTATATATTCTCGTTGCAACCATAGGTTTGCATATGGATGTGTCTAAAGTCATGGATACGCCGATTTATTTCTTAATTGGTATCGTGTGGATGTTAGTGCACGCAGGATTAATGTTATTGGTGGCTAAACTTATTAAAGCGCCATTGTTTTATATGGCCGTGGGAAGCCAGGCCAATGTTGGTGGCGCCGCATCGGCGCCAGTGGTGGCTGCTGCATTCCATCCAGCATTAGCTCCTGTCGGGGTATTGTTGGCCGTATTCGGTTATGCATTAGGTACTTACATGGCTTGGCTATGTGGTCAGTTATTACAAATTGTTGCAGCGTAA
- a CDS encoding tetratricopeptide repeat protein: MAKYLLDDAVSIPETAFELSEHLGFSTSKPAMWAWYEMAGSVLSHYVVDQQARLEGLFKWFYNDLGFCVRDDYFSVEAADLSYCVLKRQGNSTTLSILLILLAKQLDITLEAILLPGNTVLKSQVNDVVKYHDPLTGNELSRHQLHAFVRGELGNAAKLKPSHLKTATLKRLISRMLHELKAGCIVSHKFEQAMECCNLLLQWHPDDVHLNRERAFIAQQLGCIKVAMSDLQHFIDLSPHDPVIELVKIQLKELSQHTQVYH, encoded by the coding sequence ATGGCAAAATATCTTCTTGATGATGCAGTTTCGATTCCCGAAACTGCATTTGAACTCTCTGAACATCTTGGCTTTTCAACCTCTAAACCTGCTATGTGGGCGTGGTACGAAATGGCCGGTTCAGTATTGAGTCACTATGTTGTTGACCAGCAAGCACGGCTTGAAGGTCTGTTTAAGTGGTTTTACAATGATTTAGGTTTTTGTGTACGAGACGACTATTTTAGTGTCGAGGCTGCAGATTTAAGTTACTGCGTATTAAAGCGTCAAGGTAACAGCACTACGTTATCTATATTACTGATCTTATTAGCTAAGCAACTCGACATAACACTCGAGGCGATTTTATTACCCGGTAATACGGTACTAAAAAGCCAAGTTAATGATGTGGTTAAATATCATGATCCACTAACTGGTAATGAGCTTAGCCGTCATCAATTGCATGCATTCGTGCGCGGTGAACTGGGTAATGCGGCTAAATTAAAACCGAGTCATCTTAAAACGGCTACGCTAAAGCGGCTAATTAGCCGCATGTTACATGAGCTGAAAGCGGGTTGTATTGTCAGTCATAAATTTGAACAGGCAATGGAATGTTGCAATTTATTATTACAATGGCATCCAGACGATGTTCACCTTAATCGCGAGCGGGCTTTTATTGCTCAGCAGTTAGGGTGTATTAAAGTGGCCATGTCTGATTTACAGCACTTCATTGATTTGAGTCCGCATGATCCGGTAATTGAACTGGTTAAGATTCAATTAAAGGAACTCAGTCAACATACGCAGGTTTATCATTAA
- a CDS encoding SirB2 family protein — protein METFYSLYPAVKHTHMMLVAMSVIFFIVRFVLHLRQSPIMEKKFVKVAPHVIDTFLLLSGFTLCFMIKQYPFVDPWMTEKITCVVAYIALGVMALKSNRNKLFKFFAFIGAIGWVVLAAKLAYFKQVVLMG, from the coding sequence ATGGAAACATTTTACAGTTTATATCCAGCGGTAAAGCATACTCACATGATGTTAGTTGCCATGAGTGTGATCTTTTTTATCGTGCGCTTTGTTTTACATTTACGTCAGTCTCCTATTATGGAAAAAAAGTTTGTTAAAGTGGCTCCCCATGTCATTGATACTTTTTTATTACTGTCTGGCTTCACCTTGTGCTTTATGATCAAACAATATCCTTTTGTGGATCCGTGGATGACAGAAAAAATCACCTGTGTTGTGGCATACATTGCATTAGGCGTGATGGCACTAAAATCTAATCGTAATAAGCTGTTTAAGTTTTTTGCATTTATTGGCGCAATTGGTTGGGTAGTGTTAGCGGCCAAACTGGCTTATTTTAAACAAGTCGTATTGATGGGTTAA
- the prmC gene encoding peptide chain release factor N(5)-glutamine methyltransferase: MTQSSYSTIAEALQWAYSQLAATSESAHVDAEALLLHCLNKNRSFLYTWPERQLTSEQFKAYSQMIAKRQNGIPVAHIIGEREFWSLPFIVNDSTLIPRPDTEILVETALNLSVRHNAKVLDLGTGTGAIALALASERPKWRITAIDNVPEAVELAKANRGNLNLPDVEIIQSDWFSAVKQRDFDLIVSNPPYIDEADEHLHLGDVRFEPQSALTAANEGYAELYYIADQARAHLLPGGYLLLEHGYEQAIKVREKLIELGYQNVATVRDFGSNDRCTIGQWIDG; this comes from the coding sequence TTGACTCAGTCTTCGTATTCAACAATTGCTGAAGCCCTGCAATGGGCTTATTCACAACTGGCGGCAACCTCTGAATCTGCTCACGTGGATGCAGAGGCTTTGCTACTGCATTGTTTAAATAAAAATCGCAGTTTTTTATACACTTGGCCTGAGCGACAGCTCACTAGTGAGCAATTTAAAGCTTATAGCCAGATGATTGCTAAACGTCAAAACGGAATTCCGGTTGCACATATCATTGGCGAGCGGGAGTTTTGGTCATTACCCTTTATTGTTAACGACTCGACCCTTATTCCACGGCCAGACACCGAAATTTTAGTTGAGACTGCACTGAACTTATCAGTGCGTCACAATGCCAAAGTATTGGATTTAGGTACCGGAACGGGCGCGATTGCATTGGCGTTAGCGTCGGAGCGACCGAAATGGCGTATTACTGCCATTGATAATGTTCCTGAAGCCGTTGAACTTGCTAAGGCTAATCGTGGCAATCTTAATTTACCCGATGTAGAAATTATCCAGTCAGATTGGTTTTCTGCGGTTAAGCAGCGCGATTTTGATTTAATCGTGTCTAATCCACCTTACATTGATGAAGCCGACGAGCACCTTCATTTAGGCGATGTTCGCTTTGAACCGCAAAGCGCACTCACTGCCGCAAATGAAGGCTATGCCGAGTTGTATTATATTGCCGATCAAGCTCGGGCTCATTTACTTCCTGGTGGGTATTTATTGCTTGAACATGGCTATGAACAAGCCATTAAAGTCCGTGAAAAACTCATTGAGCTTGGCTATCAAAACGTTGCTACAGTTCGAGACTTTGGCAGTAATGATCGCTGCACTATAGGGCAATGGATTGATGGCTAG
- the prfA gene encoding peptide chain release factor 1: MKESVIRKLEGLLERNEEVLALLSDPSVIADQDRFRGLSKEYSQLEDVVKGFTEFQQAQKDFEYAKEMLEEDDLEMREMAQDEYKQSKQALEKLEDELQVLLLPTDPNDDTNAFLEIRAGAGGDEAAIFAGDLYRMYSRYCEANRWQMEVMNVNEGEHGGFKEIIVKISGDGAYGKLKFESGGHRVQRVPETESQGRVHTSACTVVVLHEVPEAEAISINAADLKVDTFRASGAGGQHVNKTDSAIRITHIPSGIIVECQDQRSQHKNRAQAMSVLAARIQAVEDEKRRSAEETTRRSLVASGDRSERIRTYNYPQGRVSDHRINLTLYRLNEVMEGDLNVLLDPIMLEHQADMLAALADE; this comes from the coding sequence ATGAAAGAATCCGTTATCCGCAAGCTAGAAGGCTTGCTCGAGCGTAATGAAGAAGTATTGGCGTTACTCAGTGATCCCAGCGTGATAGCGGATCAAGACCGCTTTCGTGGATTATCCAAAGAATATTCTCAACTTGAAGATGTGGTAAAAGGTTTTACTGAATTCCAACAAGCCCAAAAAGATTTCGAATACGCCAAAGAGATGCTTGAAGAAGACGATCTGGAAATGCGTGAAATGGCGCAAGATGAATATAAGCAATCTAAGCAAGCGTTAGAAAAGCTTGAAGATGAATTACAAGTCTTACTACTGCCTACCGATCCTAATGATGACACTAACGCGTTTCTTGAAATTCGTGCTGGTGCTGGTGGTGATGAAGCGGCCATTTTTGCGGGTGACTTGTACCGTATGTATTCACGTTACTGTGAAGCTAACCGTTGGCAAATGGAAGTCATGAACGTTAACGAAGGCGAGCATGGCGGCTTTAAAGAAATCATTGTCAAAATCAGTGGTGACGGCGCTTACGGTAAATTAAAGTTTGAGTCAGGCGGGCATCGCGTTCAACGTGTGCCAGAAACTGAATCTCAGGGTCGTGTGCATACCTCTGCCTGCACGGTAGTGGTATTGCATGAAGTGCCTGAAGCTGAAGCGATTTCGATTAATGCTGCTGACTTAAAAGTGGATACATTCCGCGCCTCTGGTGCGGGTGGTCAGCACGTTAACAAAACCGATTCTGCTATTCGTATTACCCATATTCCATCAGGTATTATTGTCGAGTGTCAGGATCAACGATCGCAACATAAAAACCGTGCCCAAGCCATGAGTGTATTGGCTGCACGAATTCAAGCTGTTGAAGACGAAAAAAGACGTAGTGCTGAAGAAACGACTCGTCGTAGCTTAGTGGCCAGTGGCGATCGTTCTGAACGTATTAGAACCTATAATTACCCACAAGGCCGCGTAAGTGATCATCGTATCAACTTAACGCTATATCGCTTAAATGAAGTCATGGAAGGCGACTTAAATGTCTTGCTTGACCCTATCATGCTAGAACATCAAGCAGATATGCTTGCCGCGTTAGCTGACGAATAA
- the hemA gene encoding glutamyl-tRNA reductase — protein MSLVIIGINHKTATVDLREKVAFSPDRIHDAMKSLASRTRTGEAVIVSTCNRTELYCNNAEKEDIIEWLEDYHNLEHSDLMPCIYVYEEQVAVKHLMRVASGLDSLVLGEPQILGQVKQAFVKAKEAGTIALTIDRLFQNTFSVAKKVRTETEIGAAAVSVAFAAVSMAKHIFSSLSTTKVLLIGAGETIELVAKHLKDNGVASMVVANRTIERAQAMCKEFNATAITLEQIPDFLAKADIVISSTASPLPILGKGMVEKALKQRRHQPMLLVDIAVPRDIEAEVGELDDAFLYTVDDLHSIIEQNMASRKEAAEQAELITEDQSHIFMEWIKSLESVDSIREYRSQSLAIKDELVERALNKLSQGSDSEQVILELANRLTNRLIHSPTQALTSASRQGDLNTLGQLRTALGLDKN, from the coding sequence ATGAGCCTAGTAATAATCGGGATAAACCATAAAACCGCCACGGTAGATTTGCGTGAAAAAGTCGCTTTCTCTCCAGACCGCATTCATGACGCCATGAAAAGCCTGGCTAGTCGCACCCGAACGGGCGAGGCTGTTATTGTGTCGACCTGTAATCGTACTGAGCTATATTGCAATAATGCCGAGAAGGAAGACATTATTGAATGGTTAGAGGATTACCATAATTTAGAGCACAGTGATTTAATGCCGTGCATCTATGTTTATGAAGAGCAAGTTGCCGTTAAACATTTAATGCGGGTTGCATCGGGTTTAGATTCACTGGTATTAGGCGAGCCGCAAATTTTGGGGCAGGTTAAGCAAGCGTTTGTGAAGGCTAAAGAAGCAGGCACCATTGCATTAACCATTGATCGTTTATTTCAAAATACCTTCTCAGTGGCTAAAAAAGTCCGTACCGAAACCGAAATTGGCGCCGCAGCTGTTTCAGTTGCATTTGCGGCAGTGAGTATGGCTAAACACATTTTCTCATCATTGAGCACTACTAAAGTGTTGCTTATTGGTGCAGGAGAAACCATTGAATTAGTCGCCAAACATCTTAAAGATAATGGTGTTGCTTCAATGGTGGTGGCTAATCGCACTATTGAACGTGCTCAAGCCATGTGCAAAGAGTTTAATGCGACCGCAATTACCCTGGAACAAATACCTGATTTTCTCGCTAAAGCCGATATCGTGATATCCTCTACCGCCAGCCCTTTGCCCATTTTAGGTAAAGGTATGGTCGAAAAAGCGCTAAAACAGCGTCGTCACCAACCTATGTTGTTGGTCGATATTGCAGTTCCAAGAGATATTGAAGCAGAAGTCGGTGAGTTAGACGACGCATTCCTTTATACTGTAGACGATCTGCATAGCATAATTGAACAGAACATGGCTTCACGTAAAGAAGCCGCCGAGCAAGCAGAATTAATTACTGAAGATCAATCACACATATTTATGGAGTGGATTAAGTCTTTAGAGTCAGTCGACAGTATTCGCGAATATCGCAGCCAGAGCTTGGCGATTAAAGATGAATTAGTTGAGCGCGCCTTGAATAAATTATCTCAAGGCAGTGATAGTGAGCAAGTAATCCTTGAGTTAGCCAATAGGTTAACTAATCGTTTAATACATTCACCCACACAAGCGCTTACTTCAGCCAGCCGTCAAGGCGATTTGAATACGTTAGGCCAATTAAGAACTGCGCTTGGTTTAGATAAAAACTAA